The Notolabrus celidotus isolate fNotCel1 chromosome 6, fNotCel1.pri, whole genome shotgun sequence nucleotide sequence AAAATGATCCCAGAGTCTATCCCAGCTGTGATAATGTCAGGGAGCGCATGAATCACTAAAACAAATCTGCAGGTGCTCTGGCTCAGACAAACTGGAAGGCTTTTGAAGAGATGTTTTTAACCACTTTCCCAGACGCCATATTGTGTCATCAAACATACCCCTTCTAGTCCTCCTGGAAGAGCTGTGAGAGAATTTGTAATGCCGACAGTGAATCAGGTGAGTAATGTTACAAAGTTCTCCTACAGTGTCTTATTCACTCCCAGAGCTCTCCTGTGGTTTGGTGGGTGTTTGGGTTGTCATGAAATCTTTGACTCCTTCACAGttgagtcacttttttatcagtTTACTTGAACTctttttactgtaaatgttaAACTTGCTCTTGTATACCGTAATTACATCTGTAACCACCTTCAAGGGTTGAATGGCGGTTAAAATTTGAGGCATGAGATTGTCTAAAAACATAAGCTGCAATTGTGAGAACATTTACTTTGTACAAGGTCTCTTATTCATTTCAAAAGTGTATTAGAAAAGAGAGATGACCTGTTCTTAAGGAGTAATTACCAACTTAAAAGGAGCAAGGTTATATGTACCTACTTATAAgtgcattttaaagataaaaaccCCTGTTCCCTGAGGCGATTTTGAGTGTAGGTTCCAAAAAGTACAAGTCAAACTTTCTCGTCAGATGAAGAGTTGTTGTGTAGCACCTTTCTTTTGCAGAACCCCAAAACAGCATGATTGCACATAGCAATCTGGACTATTAAATCATGTAACTAAAATGAGATTAAGACTCAAACACTGATGTGATCAAACATACACATGGCATCAATTACACACTGCAGAAGATGCAGTGATGGATACCTCACTCACGACTGATTTGTTACAACAAAAACCCAGAAACAGAAAAGCAAGGAGGTGACACCAAATGGATTCTAGGAAAAGATTTTGCTTTCTGATTTTTGTCTATTATAACCATGTGTTGAGTTTCCTCTTGTGTTCATTACCTTAATAAGTTTGGTCTCTATCTCGCCATCAGAGGCGACCTCTTGGTGTGTGAGCACATATCTGTCACACTTAGACAGGGCCTTCTCACTGGGTGCAGACACCTGGATAGCATTGGGAATGACAGGCTGCAACACTGTACCCAAGTCCAAGCTGGAGGAGGGCTTATGGTCCACCCACTTCTCCCCGCCAGCAGAGCGGGAGCGCCGGTGTAGCGGCCGCACAGGGGTCGTTGTCTGTTAGAATAGAAATGGAGAGattttttaaagctagggtcCAAGGATTACTTCAAACACTCAAAGAAGTAGGTGTCAGTAACTTTGGAAGAACCATCATACTTCCCTAAACAGCAGAAGGACAAAAATCTGCACTACACTCAAGACTAAAAAGCCACTTCAAATTAAACTTGTGCTGCTCCCTGGAGCTAAATCACTGACCATGTAGCTTCTCTCAGTTATGTCTAGATCAATTGCTGGGGATCtggcctcttcctcctctctaccAAAACACACAGCTCTCCTCCTGGCCCGGCTTGTTGAGGGGCCTGCAGGAGACTGGGTTCTCATGGGTGTACAGGGAGATTGATGGCCCTGCCTGCTGTCCTGGGCCTGCCGCTGCTCCCATGAAGAGATACAGCTAGCAACAGACCAAGAGCTACTAATGCTGCTGCTTTGGACAGGATTCATGTGAACCTCCTCAACTCTAGTGGCAATGACTGGCCCTGGCACTGGCACTGGTATTGGGCTGGCATGTGGACAATCAACAGGGCACTGGGGAGAAATGGTAAAGGACTGCAAACATGCATGATTAGACAgtagaaagaaataaaaataattaaatggaACCAATACCGCTGATGGAACAGGATTAGAGAACAATTTGTTACATTGGACAAACATTGTCTAACATCAGAATACTGAGTGTGTACGGATGGTAGGTTTACTATATTAAGGAAGAGACAAATGAATAATCAGCAGGGCAGAGGCTGTAGTAGCATACAGTCAACAACATACAGGGACAGGAGAGGGGGAGGCGGATCTCTTTGCAGGAAGTCGTTCCTCTCTGGAAGGCCGTTGTGGTTGTGTCTGACGTGGCGGAGGATCAGGGCGACCAGGAGTCTTGCTCTCTGTCACGATGGCCTTTAGCTGCTTCAGCTTCTCGTCTTTCACCCAGAGCTTGTTCTGCATCTGCAGCTGCATGGCATTAACGCGTCTGTCCTGCACAGCCAGAAAAGAACGTGTATGTGAAAGATCAGTTTGTTGACACTGATCACTGggaaataatatatttaacaaCCATGCCTTAAACATGCTGTTGAATACTACCCGAGCCAAAATCGGTGTCTTAATTGCGGTTACTCACACATTCTTTTTCCCACTTGTGCTGCGTGTCTGAGACCACGCCGTGCATGCGCTGCTCCATGCGCCTCTTCTCTGACTGCTCTTTATGCAGCCTCTGGTCTCGAGTTCCCAGCTCCTGCTGCAGTAAACGCTTGTCGTCCTCATagattttagttgttttttgcAGGATGTCGATCTGGAACAGAACCCCAAACGGGACAATCAAGACACTGAGCAACATACTGTATAGACAAAGAAGCAATCTGAATGATGCTGATGGTTCTGTGTCTCTCaccttgtgttcctgcattttGGTTCTCTTTTCTAAGCGCTCAATCTCTGCCTTGTTGTTCTGGATGATTTTGTCCTTTTCCATCAGCTTCCCATTTTGTTCATGAATAAAATTGTCGTTGGAAATGAGATTACTGTCCAGTTCTTGAAGCATAGTCCTCATCGTGTTGGCTAAAATAACATGAAAGTAGAGACTGTGTAAGTGAAGATGAACAGTCAAACTCTTCCACTTTCTGATTTCCTTCTAAACTGAAAGGAGCTAAAATGTGAGTGGACACCTGTTTGATTGTACTCGTCGATCATTATCTGCCTGATCCTTTGTCTGTTCTGCAGAGATTCGATCAGTCTGGGCAGGGTGATGTCATCGTGAGGGTCAGTCAGCTCACAGGATGGTAGAGGTGGGAGGCTGTGCACCAAGTGGCTTATGATAGTTGGCACATCTATGGAAACAGAAAAAGTCAGTCAGCACAACTcgaaactcttttttttctgcgaTACTCCAGCAGGATTGACAAGAGTGCATATACATGActaaatggggggggggggggggggggttaacaGCTTAAAGGGTAAAGGAAAAATGTAATTCCACGTTGGACGTGGGATAATCTGCAAAAACAGGTCAAACTGGCCACATTACATaaacagcatctctgctgctgacaggaagaagctgaacagactggtgaagaaggccagctctgtcctgggctgcccactggaccctgtggaggtggtagCTGACacgaggatgatagcaaagctatcttctctgatggacaacacgccacaccccctccaggagacttCACcagcggtgtctcacggagagatactgcaggtcttttcttcctgcagtggtcagactctataactaataatatatatatatatatgttgtaagatatgtttattttttacctctttaatttaattgctaataactttttaataattgatattttataggctcttgtttgctttatactcttttgcactgtctactttgctgctgtgacacttaaatgtCCCTgattgtgggatgaataaaggactattttatcttatcttattaataCCACTGAACAAATTTAAGATTATCATAAAGAATGTGAGGCATGGGGTTGTTTTACTTGAAAGGCAGTGTATTTGAAAATATTTGGAAAGGCTGTAAGGTTGCTGCCTTGGCCAGGTCTCTTGAaaaagagtattttttttttatctcaatgAGACTTCTTGGTAAAAAATTCCATGAACCAGTGCAATAAAAGTGTACAATCCCAATGGGTTTTGGTTTGACATGTTTATGTAATTGATGTAACTAAATGTTTAAATTGTGTCTCCTATTttattgcttgtttttattatcactagaacagtatatttaaaatgtcttatACACAGGAGTCCCTACAAAAATCAGCTTTATGTTCAATTTAGTCAGACATTAAGACTCTTTTAGCAAAATTGGCTTACACACTGCATAACTCACCCCTACCTGTTGGACCACGCTCCTCCAGCTTGCGAGTCAGCTCCTCTTTGAAGGCCTGGTTTCTTTGACGGCGGCCCGGTGTGAAGCCACAGATGGGCCTGTCCACTGGCCGagccacctccacctcctgggTCATCTCGGCAAACCTCATCACCAGCTggaaaaacagaacacaaaccTTGTGTGTCAGATACAGAAAAGCAGTGAACATTTTAGTTCAAACTATGTAATGGACCTGAGAGAGCTGCTGAATGAACTTACCAATGTTTCCTCGTAGTCGTCTGCCTTGGGATTAACACAGACAACCATTCGGACTTTTCCCTCTCCGTCAAAATAGTTTTTGAACAGATGAGTTACTTTGGAGTCTCTGTAGGGAACCATCTAAAAGAGAGAAGTAACATTACTACACAAACATCGGACATGAATAAATGCACTGTTCTtatcacacatacagtatgtaggAGGTTTACAGTTTAGTTAGTCCTACCCTGTTTGTACCACACATCTGGTTCTCTCGAAGTATCTCAATGCACGTCCGCAGATTCAGCAAGGACTGGTTGATGTTACCTGCAAGTTAATAATAAGGTTTTATAAGGGTTAATATCACAGGAACTTCATtaacagagggagagggaaaggaaaaaaaatagttgCTCAACCAACCTGCTTCGCGGATACGGGTGCCTTCTGCCCCTGTCCTTCCAGTGCGCTCACTTCCTGCCAAGTCCACCAGGCACAGCTGGCTCACACTCACCTGGTTTTTATCCTGACAAATAGGGTGAAACAGTTATTGTTTAAACTGGTGCTTATAattaatcacaattaatcaTTCAGCAGCCATCTGGTCAGCTACAACAAACCTGGAGGATGTTGTCGCCATCTGCATCAAGAGGAGCCTGAGCCAGTTTGATGATGAACACACTGTGGGAGCGACTGGACTCTCGGTTCAGACGAGTGTTTGCaacctttctcttcttctgacCTGAAACAGAGTACAAGCAACTAATTTCAAACAATGCTTATTCATAGGTAGCATCTTAACAATCACATCTTATGAAAGTTTAACTACTTATATAGGCACATAGCTCCAAACAGATTAATTTAACTCCTACTGACATGCTCAGAGAGAAGATTAACACAGGTCATTTCCTGGTCAGAGCAGACCCGGGGGGCAGCAATACCAGGTCAGTCACATCTACAATCATCATCGCAGTGTTtctctttattctattttattctgttgtgattttaaaatgtagatcTGACAACTTACCTTTCCAGAACACTTGGAACGCTTCCTCAGCAGACTTCACTTCCACCTCCATACAGCCTGCCACATACATGTTGTGGTTATGATCCTCTCTGAGGATTTTAGACTGAGGTGGTCTGCGTCGAGAAAATAACAGTTAGATACTGTAGATGTGAATTTTTATGCAACATTTAGTACCAAAGGTGGGGGTGGGGAAGGTACCAGCCATGGAAAATGATTAGAAAGTCAACAATCATGTGGTGCAGTGCAAAGCAACAAACAGCGGGTCGAGGGACATTCATGAGCATAGCCATGACAAAGACTACAAGCATCAGCAAGGGGATGTAATGATTTGTAGGACTAAACAGATACTCTCAAAACTGGAGACAGTAGCTGGTGAGGCCTGTGAACTGTCGTTCAATTCTCAGGTAGAGCTGGGTAATGAACATCAATTTTGTCTGTGCCCTGATTCAATGTGCCCGTAGCACAGATAGAGTGCCAAACTTTGGTAATGAATGCCTGGAGCCATTCATAACTCCTGTTATTTCATCtcaatttattttcttgaatTTGAATTGAACCTTCGTTTGACTGCAATTTGTTCGTGCACACTTCTTGTACAGTTGATAGGTTTTGAACACTTCCACCCCCTTGCTTTGGGACTGCtactaatttttttttcattactcaTTAACTATTTTGTTGTTATGATCAATTATTTGATACTAAAAAAATAGCTACACCCGAGTAGAAAAACTAAAATGGACATGGCATTCTTGCTTCACCCCATGATTTGGCATCTACATTAAAACTTAGAATTTATATCAACATTAGCAAAAGAATTATACCCAGCATAAGTCATGCATAACTTTTGTCGAATTTGTGATTTTGTTAAATGAGTTTCCTTAACATTTAGTAActttaggcgtttttcgactgcaggaactttaccccggaactagggactttaccggTGAATTACAAGTGTTTAGatcagaggaaccagggtctaaatttagttcaggggtagttaatctccccctgaaaagcccctgaccttttcaaaggtcctgggactttcagctgaaggtaacagtgtttgtggagttaacacagttgttgaaacacagagggagttcctgggaatgcatactagttcagctatttattaagatttcaaaagattatttaatatacatttttttctccatacgtcactagcctgatttgcacaatctacctgggacttcagcccgtggtcgaaacgcagacaacaatgggggcacagaaccttttagttcagggtagagTAGTTCTGGTGGCTAAAAGACctcggaactcttggtcaaaatgcaccttttgaaCATGTCTCCAGTATTGATGAGGATCCATTCATAATCTAGATTGTGACTAAGAGGCAAAGTTCatctaaaaatagaaaactAATCTGATGTTTGGTGTTCGAGTATTCACTGTTCACATACATGAACTCAGTGTTCTGGCGCACTGGTGTGCCTCCACCATTCCACCtagtaaaaagaaaagaccATAATTTTGTCCTCCAGCTACTCTgactaacataaaaaaaactctggAATCCACTACACTTTAAATATTATACTTCTACATCTGTCAGACTATTACACACTGttaaaacatgtctttcaaatttacatttaaaaatgtgcagtGGGATTGTTTTGTGGAAAGTTTCCTGAACTCACTTTGGTTTGATCGCATCTTCCTGATTTTCCTCCAGTAGATCGTAGATGTAGTTATTGTAGATTTCTATGTAGGACACAAAGATGCTGTAGCTGCTGTCCTCATCAATGCCATCTGCTTCAAAGTCTTCCTCTTGCTTTATCATGTCAGCAATTTCAGGATCGAACTTTTGTCTGAAATCAAAGAAGCAAAATGTCATATATCTTGATGTAACAGTTACACTGTCACAACTCACAGGACACAGACTTACCTGGAAGAAGTCTTTTGAACTGGTAAGTTGTTTTCTCGCCTTTGGCGCTCCAGCAAAGCATCTACTTCATTCTGGACCTCCATACCATTTTTGTCATCCGTCTTAAAAACCTTAAAAAAGAGGGTTGAATCTAATTACAAATCTAAAAGCatgattaaatattattttttcaaaagatGCGTCTCTTCCCTTAATCTCTTACATATCTCTTAGCCTGGTAAGGCCCTATGCTCTTAAAGATCATGTTGAGTGAGCGAGGAAGAAGACCCCCCTGGCCTGGAGAGCCAGTCATGGTGAAGGTCTTTCCGCTTCCTGTGACCCCATAGGTAAAAAGCAGGCCTACAataaacagagaagagagagtcaACATCATAGAATAACCTCTCTGTGTAAATCAGCTCTTTTTTAAGTAGCAAAAGCCTAAAAATATAAT carries:
- the kif23 gene encoding kinesin-like protein KIF23 isoform X4 is translated as MIRQAKGKTPRRPPKKPSSNQKDPVGVYCRVRPLGAGDEECCIEVISSSTIQLHAPEGFKTNRNGEYKETQYSFKKVFGVSVSQIELFEHVAKPLVDDLLHGKNGLLFTYGVTGSGKTFTMTGSPGQGGLLPRSLNMIFKSIGPYQAKRYVFKTDDKNGMEVQNEVDALLERQRRENNLPVQKTSSRQKFDPEIADMIKQEEDFEADGIDEDSSYSIFVSYIEIYNNYIYDLLEENQEDAIKPKWNGGGTPVRQNTEFIPPQSKILREDHNHNMYVAGCMEVEVKSAEEAFQVFWKGQKKRKVANTRLNRESSRSHSVFIIKLAQAPLDADGDNILQDKNQVSVSQLCLVDLAGSERTGRTGAEGTRIREAGNINQSLLNLRTCIEILRENQMCGTNRMVPYRDSKVTHLFKNYFDGEGKVRMVVCVNPKADDYEETLLVMRFAEMTQEVEVARPVDRPICGFTPGRRQRNQAFKEELTRKLEERGPTDVPTIISHLVHSLPPLPSCELTDPHDDITLPRLIESLQNRQRIRQIMIDEYNQTANTMRTMLQELDSNLISNDNFIHEQNGKLMEKDKIIQNNKAEIERLEKRTKMQEHKIDILQKTTKIYEDDKRLLQQELGTRDQRLHKEQSEKRRMEQRMHGVVSDTQHKWEKECDRRVNAMQLQMQNKLWVKDEKLKQLKAIVTESKTPGRPDPPPRQTQPQRPSREERLPAKRSASPSPVPCPVDCPHASPIPVPVPGPVIATRVEEVHMNPVQSSSISSSWSVASCISSWEQRQAQDSRQGHQSPCTPMRTQSPAGPSTSRARRRAVCFGREEEEARSPAIDLDITERSYMTTTPVRPLHRRSRSAGGEKWVDHKPSSSLDLGTVLQPVIPNAIQVSAPSEKALSKCDRYVLTHQEVASDGEIETKLIKGEVIRTRGGGQSVQFTDIETLKQELTTVPGRKRKSSEGKPANGAPTDGAWTDVETRCSVAVEMKAGSKMGPGYEHHGITKRRKP
- the kif23 gene encoding kinesin-like protein KIF23 isoform X3 → MIRQAKGKTPRRPPKKPSSNQKDPVGVYCRVRPLGAGDEECCIEVISSSTIQLHAPEGFKTNRNGEYKETQYSFKKVFGVSVSQIELFEHVAKPLVDDLLHGKNGLLFTYGVTGSGKTFTMTGSPGQGGLLPRSLNMIFKSIGPYQAKRYVFKTDDKNGMEVQNEVDALLERQRRENNLPVQKTSSRQKFDPEIADMIKQEEDFEADGIDEDSSYSIFVSYIEIYNNYIYDLLEENQEDAIKPKWNGGGTPVRQNTEFIPPQSKILREDHNHNMYVAGCMEVEVKSAEEAFQVFWKGQKKRKVANTRLNRESSRSHSVFIIKLAQAPLDADGDNILQDKNQVSVSQLCLVDLAGSERTGRTGAEGTRIREAGNINQSLLNLRTCIEILRENQMCGTNRMVPYRDSKVTHLFKNYFDGEGKVRMVVCVNPKADDYEETLLVMRFAEMTQEVEVARPVDRPICGFTPGRRQRNQAFKEELTRKLEERGPTGRDVPTIISHLVHSLPPLPSCELTDPHDDITLPRLIESLQNRQRIRQIMIDEYNQTANTMRTMLQELDSNLISNDNFIHEQNGKLMEKDKIIQNNKAEIERLEKRTKMQEHKIDILQKTTKIYEDDKRLLQQELGTRDQRLHKEQSEKRRMEQRMHGVVSDTQHKWEKECDRRVNAMQLQMQNKLWVKDEKLKQLKAIVTESKTPGRPDPPPRQTQPQRPSREERLPAKRSASPSPVPCPVDCPHASPIPVPVPGPVIATRVEEVHMNPVQSSSISSSWSVASCISSWEQRQAQDSRQGHQSPCTPMRTQSPAGPSTSRARRRAVCFGREEEEARSPAIDLDITERSYMTTTPVRPLHRRSRSAGGEKWVDHKPSSSLDLGTVLQPVIPNAIQVSAPSEKALSKCDRYVLTHQEVASDGEIETKLIKGEVIRTRGGGQSVQFTDIETLKQELTTVPGRKRKSSEGKPANGAPTDGAWTDVETRCSVAVEMKAGSKMGPGYEHHGITKRRKP
- the kif23 gene encoding kinesin-like protein KIF23 isoform X8; protein product: MIRQAKGKTPRRPPKKPSSNQKDPVGVYCRVRPLGAGDEECCIEVISSSTIQLHAPEGFKTNRNGEYKETQYSFKKVFGVSVSQIELFEHVAKPLVDDLLHGKNGLLFTYGVTGSGKTFTMTGSPGQGGLLPRSLNMIFKSIGPYQAKRYVFKTDDKNGMEVQNEVDALLERQRRENNLPVQKTSSRQKFDPEIADMIKQEEDFEADGIDEDSSYSIFVSYIEIYNNYIYDLLEENQEDAIKPKPPQSKILREDHNHNMYVAGCMEVEVKSAEEAFQVFWKGQKKRKVANTRLNRESSRSHSVFIIKLAQAPLDADGDNILQDKNQVSVSQLCLVDLAGSERTGRTGAEGTRIREAGNINQSLLNLRTCIEILRENQMCGTNRMVPYRDSKVTHLFKNYFDGEGKVRMVVCVNPKADDYEETLLVMRFAEMTQEVEVARPVDRPICGFTPGRRQRNQAFKEELTRKLEERGPTDVPTIISHLVHSLPPLPSCELTDPHDDITLPRLIESLQNRQRIRQIMIDEYNQTANTMRTMLQELDSNLISNDNFIHEQNGKLMEKDKIIQNNKAEIERLEKRTKMQEHKIDILQKTTKIYEDDKRLLQQELGTRDQRLHKEQSEKRRMEQRMHGVVSDTQHKWEKECDRRVNAMQLQMQNKLWVKDEKLKQLKAIVTESKTPGRPDPPPRQTQPQRPSREERLPAKRSASPSPVPCPVDCPHASPIPVPVPGPVIATRVEEVHMNPVQSSSISSSWSVASCISSWEQRQAQDSRQGHQSPCTPMRTQSPAGPSTSRARRRAVCFGREEEEARSPAIDLDITERSYMTTTPVRPLHRRSRSAGGEKWVDHKPSSSLDLGTVLQPVIPNAIQVSAPSEKALSKCDRYVLTHQEVASDGEIETKLIKGEVIRTRGGGQSVQFTDIETLKQELTTVPGRKRKSSEGKPANGAPTDGAWTDVETRCSVAVEMKAGSKMGPGYEHHGITKRRKP
- the kif23 gene encoding kinesin-like protein KIF23 isoform X1, which produces MIRQAKGKTPRRPPKKPSSNQKDPVGVYCRVRPLGAGDEECCIEVISSSTIQLHAPEGFKTNRNGEYKETQYSFKKVFGVSVSQIELFEHVAKPLVDDLLHGKNGLLFTYGVTGSGKTFTMTGSPGQGGLLPRSLNMIFKSIGPYQAKRYVFKTDDKNGMEVQNEVDALLERQRRENNLPVQKTSSRQKFDPEIADMIKQEEDFEADGIDEDSSYSIFVSYIEIYNNYIYDLLEENQEDAIKPKWNGGGTPVRQNTEFIPPQSKILREDHNHNMYVAGCMEVEVKSAEEAFQVFWKGQKKRKVANTRLNRESSRSHSVFIIKLAQAPLDADGDNILQDKNQVSVSQLCLVDLAGSERTGRTGAEGTRIREAGNINQSLLNLRTCIEILRENQMCGTNRMVPYRDSKVTHLFKNYFDGEGKVRMVVCVNPKADDYEETLLVMRFAEMTQEVEVARPVDRPICGFTPGRRQRNQAFKEELTRKLEERGPTGRDVPTIISHLVHSLPPLPSCELTDPHDDITLPRLIESLQNRQRIRQIMIDEYNQTANTMRTMLQELDSNLISNDNFIHEQNGKLMEKDKIIQNNKAEIERLEKRTKMQEHKIDILQKTTKIYEDDKRLLQQELGTRDQRLHKEQSEKRRMEQRMHGVVSDTQHKWEKECDRRVNAMQLQMQNKLWVKDEKLKQLKAIVTESKTPGRPDPPPRQTQPQRPSREERLPAKRSASPSPVPSFTISPQCPVDCPHASPIPVPVPGPVIATRVEEVHMNPVQSSSISSSWSVASCISSWEQRQAQDSRQGHQSPCTPMRTQSPAGPSTSRARRRAVCFGREEEEARSPAIDLDITERSYMTTTPVRPLHRRSRSAGGEKWVDHKPSSSLDLGTVLQPVIPNAIQVSAPSEKALSKCDRYVLTHQEVASDGEIETKLIKGEVIRTRGGGQSVQFTDIETLKQELTTVPGRKRKSSEGKPANGAPTDGAWTDVETRCSVAVEMKAGSKMGPGYEHHGITKRRKP
- the kif23 gene encoding kinesin-like protein KIF23 isoform X6; the protein is MIRQAKGKTPRRPPKKPSSNQKDPVGVYCRVRPLGAGDEECCIEVISSSTIQLHAPEGFKTNRNGEYKETQYSFKKVFGVSVSQIELFEHVAKPLVDDLLHGKNGLLFTYGVTGSGKTFTMTGSPGQGGLLPRSLNMIFKSIGPYQAKRYVFKTDDKNGMEVQNEVDALLERQRRENNLPVQKTSSRQKFDPEIADMIKQEEDFEADGIDEDSSYSIFVSYIEIYNNYIYDLLEENQEDAIKPKPPQSKILREDHNHNMYVAGCMEVEVKSAEEAFQVFWKGQKKRKVANTRLNRESSRSHSVFIIKLAQAPLDADGDNILQDKNQVSVSQLCLVDLAGSERTGRTGAEGTRIREAGNINQSLLNLRTCIEILRENQMCGTNRMVPYRDSKVTHLFKNYFDGEGKVRMVVCVNPKADDYEETLLVMRFAEMTQEVEVARPVDRPICGFTPGRRQRNQAFKEELTRKLEERGPTDVPTIISHLVHSLPPLPSCELTDPHDDITLPRLIESLQNRQRIRQIMIDEYNQTANTMRTMLQELDSNLISNDNFIHEQNGKLMEKDKIIQNNKAEIERLEKRTKMQEHKIDILQKTTKIYEDDKRLLQQELGTRDQRLHKEQSEKRRMEQRMHGVVSDTQHKWEKECDRRVNAMQLQMQNKLWVKDEKLKQLKAIVTESKTPGRPDPPPRQTQPQRPSREERLPAKRSASPSPVPSFTISPQCPVDCPHASPIPVPVPGPVIATRVEEVHMNPVQSSSISSSWSVASCISSWEQRQAQDSRQGHQSPCTPMRTQSPAGPSTSRARRRAVCFGREEEEARSPAIDLDITERSYMTTTPVRPLHRRSRSAGGEKWVDHKPSSSLDLGTVLQPVIPNAIQVSAPSEKALSKCDRYVLTHQEVASDGEIETKLIKGEVIRTRGGGQSVQFTDIETLKQELTTVPGRKRKSSEGKPANGAPTDGAWTDVETRCSVAVEMKAGSKMGPGYEHHGITKRRKP
- the kif23 gene encoding kinesin-like protein KIF23 isoform X5, whose amino-acid sequence is MIRQAKGKTPRRPPKKPSSNQKDPVGVYCRVRPLGAGDEECCIEVISSSTIQLHAPEGFKTNRNGEYKETQYSFKKVFGVSVSQIELFEHVAKPLVDDLLHGKNGLLFTYGVTGSGKTFTMTGSPGQGGLLPRSLNMIFKSIGPYQAKRYVFKTDDKNGMEVQNEVDALLERQRRENNLPVQKTSSRQKFDPEIADMIKQEEDFEADGIDEDSSYSIFVSYIEIYNNYIYDLLEENQEDAIKPKPPQSKILREDHNHNMYVAGCMEVEVKSAEEAFQVFWKGQKKRKVANTRLNRESSRSHSVFIIKLAQAPLDADGDNILQDKNQVSVSQLCLVDLAGSERTGRTGAEGTRIREAGNINQSLLNLRTCIEILRENQMCGTNRMVPYRDSKVTHLFKNYFDGEGKVRMVVCVNPKADDYEETLLVMRFAEMTQEVEVARPVDRPICGFTPGRRQRNQAFKEELTRKLEERGPTGRDVPTIISHLVHSLPPLPSCELTDPHDDITLPRLIESLQNRQRIRQIMIDEYNQTANTMRTMLQELDSNLISNDNFIHEQNGKLMEKDKIIQNNKAEIERLEKRTKMQEHKIDILQKTTKIYEDDKRLLQQELGTRDQRLHKEQSEKRRMEQRMHGVVSDTQHKWEKECDRRVNAMQLQMQNKLWVKDEKLKQLKAIVTESKTPGRPDPPPRQTQPQRPSREERLPAKRSASPSPVPSFTISPQCPVDCPHASPIPVPVPGPVIATRVEEVHMNPVQSSSISSSWSVASCISSWEQRQAQDSRQGHQSPCTPMRTQSPAGPSTSRARRRAVCFGREEEEARSPAIDLDITERSYMTTTPVRPLHRRSRSAGGEKWVDHKPSSSLDLGTVLQPVIPNAIQVSAPSEKALSKCDRYVLTHQEVASDGEIETKLIKGEVIRTRGGGQSVQFTDIETLKQELTTVPGRKRKSSEGKPANGAPTDGAWTDVETRCSVAVEMKAGSKMGPGYEHHGITKRRKP
- the kif23 gene encoding kinesin-like protein KIF23 isoform X2; its protein translation is MIRQAKGKTPRRPPKKPSSNQKDPVGVYCRVRPLGAGDEECCIEVISSSTIQLHAPEGFKTNRNGEYKETQYSFKKVFGVSVSQIELFEHVAKPLVDDLLHGKNGLLFTYGVTGSGKTFTMTGSPGQGGLLPRSLNMIFKSIGPYQAKRYVFKTDDKNGMEVQNEVDALLERQRRENNLPVQKTSSRQKFDPEIADMIKQEEDFEADGIDEDSSYSIFVSYIEIYNNYIYDLLEENQEDAIKPKWNGGGTPVRQNTEFIPPQSKILREDHNHNMYVAGCMEVEVKSAEEAFQVFWKGQKKRKVANTRLNRESSRSHSVFIIKLAQAPLDADGDNILQDKNQVSVSQLCLVDLAGSERTGRTGAEGTRIREAGNINQSLLNLRTCIEILRENQMCGTNRMVPYRDSKVTHLFKNYFDGEGKVRMVVCVNPKADDYEETLLVMRFAEMTQEVEVARPVDRPICGFTPGRRQRNQAFKEELTRKLEERGPTDVPTIISHLVHSLPPLPSCELTDPHDDITLPRLIESLQNRQRIRQIMIDEYNQTANTMRTMLQELDSNLISNDNFIHEQNGKLMEKDKIIQNNKAEIERLEKRTKMQEHKIDILQKTTKIYEDDKRLLQQELGTRDQRLHKEQSEKRRMEQRMHGVVSDTQHKWEKECDRRVNAMQLQMQNKLWVKDEKLKQLKAIVTESKTPGRPDPPPRQTQPQRPSREERLPAKRSASPSPVPSFTISPQCPVDCPHASPIPVPVPGPVIATRVEEVHMNPVQSSSISSSWSVASCISSWEQRQAQDSRQGHQSPCTPMRTQSPAGPSTSRARRRAVCFGREEEEARSPAIDLDITERSYMTTTPVRPLHRRSRSAGGEKWVDHKPSSSLDLGTVLQPVIPNAIQVSAPSEKALSKCDRYVLTHQEVASDGEIETKLIKGEVIRTRGGGQSVQFTDIETLKQELTTVPGRKRKSSEGKPANGAPTDGAWTDVETRCSVAVEMKAGSKMGPGYEHHGITKRRKP